From the Cucurbita pepo subsp. pepo cultivar mu-cu-16 chromosome LG05, ASM280686v2, whole genome shotgun sequence genome, one window contains:
- the LOC111796030 gene encoding KAT8 regulatory NSL complex subunit 3-like: MASSPPSKRRRKNLAIDDDFETLLATSSSVNRLSPVVVFAHGAGAPSSSEWMIRWKDVLGKALHAVDVVTFDYPYISGGRKPPPKAEKLVPYHVEIVKRTIAKYPGHPLILAGKSMGSRVSCMVACEEDIHASAIICLGYPLKGLKGDVRDQTLLQVTIPIMFVQGSRDALCPLEKLEDIRKRMKSISGLHVIDGGDHSFHISKKYLQGKGSNKDESENVAAQSLATFVSGCLR, encoded by the exons ATGGCTTCTTCACCTCCTTCAAAACGCCGGCGTAAAAACCTCGCCATCGATGACGACTTTGAGACCTTACTTGCGACGTCTTCCTCGGTTAATAGATTGTCCCCTGTCGTCGTTTTCGCTCACGGTGCTGGTgccccttcttcttctgaatGGATGATCAG ATGGAAAGATGTGTTAGGCAAGGCACTACATGCTGTTGATGTTGTCACCTTTGACTATCCGT ACATTTCTGGTGGAAGGAAGCCTCCTCCCAAGGCTGAAAAATTGGTTCCATACCATGTAGAAATTGTCAAAAGGACTATTGCAAAGTACCCTGGGCACCCTTTAATTTTGGCTGGTAAATCTATGGGTTCGAG AGTAAGTTGCATGGTAGCTTGTGAGGAAGACATTCATGCTTCTGCAATAATTTGCTTGGGCTATCCCTTGAAG GGCTTGAAAGGGGATGTCCGAGACCAGACGCTACTGCAAGTTACCATTCCTATCATGTTTGTACAG GGTAGCAGGGATGCTCTGTGTCCTTTAGAGAAGCTGGAGGATATTCGGAAGAGGATGAAATCAATTAGTGGGTTACATGTGATTGATGGTGGTGACCACTCTTTCCATATCTCAAAGAAGTACCTTCAAGGCAAGGGTTCGAATAAAGATGAATCCGAAAATGTAGCTGCTCAGTCACTTGCTACTTTTGTCTCTGGATGTCTTAGATAG
- the LOC111796042 gene encoding keratin-associated protein 21-1-like: MASLQCNKPADRSHHQRHDQCHQEHQHHHGHGPAGGHGCGPAGGHGHGPAWGHGHGPSGGHGHGPSGGHGCGPAGGHGHGHGHGPAGGHDHGQAGGHGHGPAGGHGQCMPANPNVGHCQPANPNVGHCQPASPNVGHHSDNSDSDDDCRRGQH; the protein is encoded by the exons ATGGCGTCTTTGCAATGCAACAAACCGGCTGACCGCAGCCACCACCAGAGGCACGACCAATGCCATCAGGAACACCAACACCATCACGGCCACGGTCCGGCGGGGGGTCACGGCTGCGGTCCGGCGGGGGGTCACGGCCACGGTCCGGCGTGGGGTCACGGCCACGGTCCGTCGGGAGGTCACGGCCACGGTCCGTCGGGGGGTCACGGCTGCGGTCCAGCGGGGGGTCACGGGCACGGGCACGGGCACGGTCCGGCGGGGGGTCACGACCACGGTCAGGCGGGGGGTCACGGGCACGGTCCTGCGGGGGGGCACGGCCAGTGCATGCCAGCCAATCCCAATGTCGGACACTGCCAGCCAGCCAATCCCAACGTCGGCCACTGCCAGCCAGCCAGTCCCAATGTCGGGC ACCACAGCGACAACAGTGACAGTGACGACGATTGTCGCAGAGGTCAGCACTAA